Within the Sphingobium baderi genome, the region CGCGTTGGAGCCCTTGGAGCAGACAAAACCCAGCGTTTGGGGGTCATCCTTGTCGCCGCGGGTCGCGACAATCCGGTCATCCCTGTCGAGCGTCACGATCGTGCCGCAAAGACCCGTGCAGATCCGACAGAAGGACTTCACCTCTCTCAGGTCACCTGGCTCAACATCCGCCATGACAACAATCCTCTCGCCAAAGCGGGCTTTTGGGTACCCGCAATTCTGTTATGACCCGCCCCCTTGCCGTTCGAGCGACTGGATCGTGGAATTCCAAAGCGGCTATTCAGCAGTGGCGTAAAGCTCCTGCTCGGACAGGCCTATCTGCCGGTAAACCGGCACTGGATCGTAATAGTCGCGCCACGCCGTGATCTTGCCGCGCGCGTCGAGCTCGAAAACACCGGACATCCTGGCCGAGACGCGCTTTCCATTGTGTCGCATCGTGACATGGTCTGTTCGCTCGGTGAAGACGAATGGACCGGATGCGCCGACGGCGTGGATCCTGCAGACACAGTCTTCGTACAGTTTGAATTGTGTCTCGATCGCCTTGCGGATCCCTTCGGGACCTTAAAAACGTTCGGAGTCGGGCACCCCACTTGGTAGTAGGACGTCTCGCCCAGGAAGGAGGCATATAGGTCCAATCCGGATCGCTGGTGTGGAAGACTTCAAGAAATTCCAAGACCGTTTCGGTATTGCTCGCCATCCCACCGCTCTCCTTGCAGCTACTGCCCGGCCATTTTGAACGGTGCAGATTTCAGCTTGCATTGGATCTATCACGGTAACATAACGTCGTTCAACTAATAAGTACGATAGCGATTGGCTTCGGCGGACAGCATGTACCGTTGGGTCCAAAGCGATGTGGAAGGGAATAGATGACCGAGAAGAGCGCTGTGAAAGCTCGAACTGGGGGCCCTGGCCGCCCCCTTCGGGCGCGCTCCGATGAAGCCAAGGAAAGCGTACGCCTCCGTCTCATCGAGATCGGGCGTGAACTGTTTTCGACGATGCCACATTCAAAAGTGACGATGCGAAAAATTGCACAACAGGCAGGTTATTCCACAGGCGTTGTTTATCATTATTTTGCTGACGGGGACGCGTTGTTTGATGCCATTCGCGACGCAGAGCTATGCCGATCCGAAGCAAGCCTCCTTGCTGCTCTGAAGGACATCGAAGATCCCGAAGCTCGGCTCAAGGCCTATGTTGTCTGTACTCGAAGCTACACTATTCACATCATGCAATTGTTTGGCACGCGTTTCCTGAGCGGCTCACATGACTCGGGCGAACCTGGGACTGCAATTCCCAGCGTCTCGCAATTCGATCCCTCGCCCGCGTCCGCTCGCATCCACGCTTTATGCGACACCTTGCTTCAGGACCTTTTCGACACTCTGCCCTGCCACCCTTTACCTATTCACATCGCAGCAGACAGCCTGATCGGGGCGATCAACAGCAATCTGATCATGGCAGGCGCCTCGAGTTATCGGCAATGGGCCGACCCCATAGAAGTAGGCGACAGGATTTTCGACGCGCTCATTTCCTATTGGCGCAGCCGCGCTTGCGAGATGGCCGGAGCGACGATCGGAGTCGATCAGCATTCTGCTCCACGGACTACGGAGGTGGCAGACGGAAAGACCTGATCAGCGAACGTCTTAAGCTGGTCGCGAGCTGCCAGAATAGCGGGCGGATCGCATCTGGACATGGAATTTCGGTGGCTAAGTGGCAAGGAGGGGTCGTCTAAAGTCATCGCGTTGGCTGGTTGCCCTGGCCGCAAGTGCGCGGTGAGCCAATCCGACCGATCTGGGTATGTCTCGTTCCCAAATGATCAGTACGTGGAACCATGGAGCTTATCTCAGACCGTCCAGCAAAAGCTCAATGAAGCTCATCCAAAACTAGCCCAGAACACGCGTCGGGAACGTTTCGTACGCGACCGGCAGGAGCGGCCTGAACCTAATATATCGATTTTATTGAAGATTTTGGTGGACGCACTAGGGCTCGAACCTAGGACCCGCTGATTAAGAGTCAGCTGCTCTACCAACTGAGCTATGCGTCCACATCGTTTGGAGCAGCTTGGTGGCCTGCTCCGTCGTGAGGTCGGCCGGTTAGCATGATCCTCCCGGCTTGCAAACATAAAATGATGCAGCGCCGAAAAAAATCCCGCTGCCGGATTTCAGGACCAATCACTTGGCCGATTTCCTCGCCTGCAGGACCGATCGATGCTCATGATG harbors:
- a CDS encoding limonene-1,2-epoxide hydrolase family protein, whose translation is MRKAIETQFKLYEDCVCRIHAVGASGPFVFTERTDHVTMRHNGKRVSARMSGVFELDARGKITAWRDYYDPVPVYRQIGLSEQELYATAE
- a CDS encoding TetR/AcrR family transcriptional regulator translates to MTEKSAVKARTGGPGRPLRARSDEAKESVRLRLIEIGRELFSTMPHSKVTMRKIAQQAGYSTGVVYHYFADGDALFDAIRDAELCRSEASLLAALKDIEDPEARLKAYVVCTRSYTIHIMQLFGTRFLSGSHDSGEPGTAIPSVSQFDPSPASARIHALCDTLLQDLFDTLPCHPLPIHIAADSLIGAINSNLIMAGASSYRQWADPIEVGDRIFDALISYWRSRACEMAGATIGVDQHSAPRTTEVADGKT